The Ahaetulla prasina isolate Xishuangbanna chromosome 7, ASM2864084v1, whole genome shotgun sequence genome segment GTTCCTTTTCTACTCATTGTAGTATATGAAGAGGGAGGAGATAAAACTTAAATATAGTAGACAAAAAGTTTCTTCAGACTCTTGTATGTCTTAATCCAATTGTTccaggaaaaggagagagaaagataaaaaagataataaaataacatccaaTGTatgaggaaaaaattaaaaaaggtcAAGTGTGTCCAAAAAATAGGCTAAgatgtcaaaaaataaaaaaattaaaagagtaaaaaaataggAAGCAAggagagacagaaaagaaaagaaaagcaagaaacacAATATGCCTTTTTCTCTtcttaataaaatagaaataaaaataattattcgcTGCTTTCTTTCCAGAGTCACAGCAGAATTTTTTcataacaagaaagaaaaaaaggattctcccttttccttccaggCTCTTTCAATTGATAGTATCCGTTAGAGCACCTGAATCAACAAGAGTACAAGATACAAAGTGTCTTTGATGCTCTAACCCTCTATCTCAAAAGCAACAATGTATAAACATAGAGCCTCAGGCTTTCACAATTGAACAGGaagagaaagtaaaaataaagatgaaaatattAAAATCTGCTAGGTGGCAGTGTTGTTCAGCCTTCCCTTGCTTCCcggcttaaagaaaaaaaatttaaaattgccaAATAATACCAATtaatattgaataaaaataaaaagtaaccaaaaaatcaaaaaaaaaaaacaccaaggggAACACTGAgagttttctctttttaaaaaaagatccaaaGGCTAAAAATGATTCAAAACAGTTTCGTTCATTAGATCTAATGGGGAGGCATtccaaaaggaaaagggaagcttTCTCTTTTAAGTGAAAagacagaaaataaaagaaacaaagtttcttttaaaaaaaaatttaatccgCCACTCCAGTCTTGTTTTTCCCCTCAAGTTAGTTTCTTCTAAAAATGGAATGTTTTTTAGTTAAAAGGAAAAAGTCTCTCACCCCGCCAATACAGTTTTTCAATCCTTGCGTTCCAGAGCTGTCCCAACTTTGTCAGCCATTTGCAGCTGGAATTCCTGCCGagaaaaagggcttctcctggatcgataagggattttgcggtatccctgAGATCCAAGGAAGAGCCTTAAACTATCACTGTCCCTTTGGGACAGTGAGGTCCAAAAGGACCATCTCAGTCAGGAAAATTTCGCCGATGGATCCGGAGCTCCAGATTCAACCGGACGTTTCGTCGTGTCGtcagcccccccccacctctatTTAACCATGTCTTAAaggatgtatttttaatcctttatcAAGAAGATGAATATATCTTATTATAGAAGCTTAATTTTCATAAGACTAATATAGTATGACTGTGACCTATATTCATGATTATGATTATCCATTGAATATGAGGTGAAACTACTATACAGAACCTATTCTTGGCCATACATTATATTTGATGGATGCCTTACAGTTTTAACATTTGATGTACATTGGCCATTtaagagaaaatacttttaaagcaATTTCAGAGAACAaggctatataaataaaatatctgtcccagggatgggattgaaaaatttcagcaactggttgctgggtgggcgtggccatggggcatggcctactcagcctcctgcaccatggcaggcgttttcgctctccccagcctctggaggctttcctcgagcctccaggagggtgaaaacagcctcccccaggctccagaggccagaaacaagcccgtttccggacttccgggaggcccattttttgccttccgcacgccccctgcacttatctggcatccaaaactggccgtgtggagactcctgggaggggtggggtggggtgggtggggtcagccagtccttggaacaaccagttcgggcaaaccagattaaaattaacatccagttctcctgaactggtccgaaccggctgaatcccacccctggtctgaCCCATATATCATGTATTGTAAATCTTTTGTAATGCATATGTTAGTAAACATATGCATTGTTTCATTGTTAGTTAAATAGGTAGAAAAAAACTTTAAGAGCTGGAAAACTTTGGCCAAATTACTGTTGGTATCAGGCTGACAAAAATTATACTAGATTCAGGAGAAAGAAATCTTTATTAAGTtttattcatccaaattttttccctCTATTTTCTCTCCCCAGGTTAAATGCCCATTTTGAGATTAATTCAGACTGCTCAGTCTCCCGAGCTGAAATGTACTCTGAGTATCTCTCTACATGCAGTAAACTAGCTAGAGGTGGAATTTTAACTTCTACTGGATTTTATAAATGTCTTCGGTAAGAGGAACTCATTCCTAGAATAAAATACTAGTTTGGATTGTTTTCTATATTTGCTAAATTTGAGAAAAGTATATTTCCATTGTTATTTACCTTAAATACAGTTAATCCTCAATTTAGAACCatgcatttagtgaccatttgaagttacaatagcaatgaaaaaatgacgtatgacaatttttcacacttatgaccgtagcAGCatcccctgtggtcatgtgatcaaaatttggccacttggcaactgacatgtatttataatggttgcattgtcccagactcatgtgatcaccttgcaCAACctgctgacaaacaaagtcaatgggaatgccagattcacttaacaaccatgttactaacttaacagctacaTTAATTCACTtaatgtgacaagaaaggtcataaaatggggaaaacttcacttaactgtcttacttagcaatagaaattttgagctcaattatggccataaatcaaggactacctgtaatcactaTTAAAAGCATTGGTTGTTTGAAAAGAGAAATAGATGTTATACAAATTCAGTATAGTTtgctcattttatttttctcttttgaaaatTAACCCTTTTAACTTTCAGCCAAAAGTCAAATATTACTTCCTTTGAACCTATTGCTCTGTAATAATCCTACCTGCTGACAGAAAATCTAGGATTGGTGACAGCAGTTCAGAgtactttttcttcctccttacattttttttcttccttaaatgGCAGTCATTGCTATTTAGTTCAGCTCCAAACGATATACACaacatttctccttaattattGCTCAGGAGAAAATTCACTCCAAACTCCATTTTTAAAGGATATTgccttaaaaaaaatctacattctcattctttttcttttttttgacagAACTGTATTTCCAAACCATTCAGTGAAGAAAGTTGAGGATGCAAATAACAATGGGCAGGCTCATATTCATGTAGTAGGAGTAAAAAGGAGGGCTATACCACTTCCTGTTCAGATGTACTATCAGCAGCAATCTTCTTCAACCCCTATTCTTCGGGTTGATTCTGTTCCTGAAGTAGCTCCATCTGCTTCACCAGCAGGTATTATTATATTTTGAATTTCATCCTTGTATATTGATCattttttagttatttataagagcaaaaatatattttggtcACTGgaaaaagcaattatgtttggaagagttagctgtaaaagataccagcagtacgctgatgacacccagctgtacttttccaccccggaccaccccaatgaagttgttgaagtgctgtcccggtgcttggaagccgtacgggtctggatggggagaaacaggctcaagcttaatccctccaagatggagtggctgtggatgccggcaccccgattcagtcagctgcagccgcggctggctgttggaggcgagttattggccccaaaggatagggtgcgcaacttaggtgtcctcctggacgatcggctgtcgtttgaagatcatttgacggccgtctccaggggggccttccaccaggtccgcctggtccggcagttgcgccccttccttgatcgggatgccttatgcacggtcactcatgcgcttgttacctctcgcttggattactgtaatgctctctacatggggctccccttgaagtgcgctcggaggcttcagttagtccagaatgcagctgcgccggTTATagatgtaacaccgatcctgcgcaggctgcactggctgcctgtggctttccgagtgcactttaaggtgttggttatgacctttaaagcgctccatggcttaggacctgggtacttacgggaccgcctgctgctaccacacgcctcccaccgacccgtacgctcccatagagagggacttctcagggtgccgtccgccaaacaatgccggctggcggcccccaggggaagggccttctctgtgggggcgcccacactctggaatgagcttcccccgggtctacgtcaaatacctgaccttcggacatttcgtcgcgaactaaaaacacatctctttatccgcgcggggctggcttaaattagttttaaggggaaattttattaattttaaatggggttttttagtatggaaatttttaatctcaggctaatttaaataagttttttaaatggtattttaatctgtatattgtattgttttatttttgcctgtacaccgccctgagtccttcgggagaagggcggtataaaaatcaaataaataaataaataaataaataaataaaaggaagccAGGCTGTCAAAGAATACGATGACTGGATGCTGTCAAAACTGACACCAGCCAAAGCATAGAAAAATTCATGTAAGTAgtacaagatcagaagatgtggagagatctTGCCCATAGACTCGCCAAGAATCAGATGTGACTGAATGGATATCACCATCATCAGATATTTTTGGAAGTATGTTGGAATACATTACAGTAAATAAAGTGTGCCTATAGTCCAGTAAACATGACAAAAAgcaaaaggaaataagagaaaaagTAAACAGAATGGTTTGAGTTGGTGGAAAGTTACACTACTCTAGCCAATGGATGAGGTGGTGGTCTTCATCTTCCAATTATATTATTTCCCTTGCAGTGAGGTCTTTCTGGGAGATAAGGGTGCATCCTCTAATTAAATTTTGCTCTGCTGACTAAGAATAAAATCCCagcatattttcttaattatataataattttaaacagCAGGTTGTATGGACTAAATAGTTAAGATAAATGTTTAATTAAATTTGAACAATTTTATGTCACTTAATTTCTAAATAGTTTGGTATTACTTTTGAAATTATAATGTACTGAGAAAGTTAGAGTCTAAAGTAACAATGATCTAATGGTGTCCAGTTTAGCTGCTTAAATTGGATAGCcgtttaataagatttttttcaatgaattaggaagggaaggaaaaaatgttTCCAATGTTTCAGGGTACAGTGGAAAATACTTGTTCCATTACCGCTGAGATACATAGAATTCATGGTGAATGCCAACTCAGGAAGTATTCAAAGCTTAATTTATAAATGTTAATTCCTACTGATTTCAGCATTACCACTTAGATTTGTTCCCCTTTATCAACAGGACTCCCACATGGATCATCAAGTATAGGAAACCATTTTCAGAGGAATCCTATTAATAATCAATCTTCAACTATAGCTGCAACACAGATGTCTTTTCCAATTCAAGGTGCATCTACAGTGGTACAGACTGTTTCCAGGATACCACAAAACCCTTTAGTTCATAGTCACCATCAACAGAATGCTCCTGTGACTGTCATACAGAATAAAGCTCCAATTTCTTGTGATGTAGTGAAGGCCACAGTGATACCGAACACAGTTCAGCAGTCTGCCGTTCCTGTTACTATTGCTGTAGGAGGTGGAGCACAATCTTCAAATCAAAATCCTAGTAATGCAGGACCACAACCCTCTGTTACTGTTGTCAGCTCCCAAACTTTACTTCATCAACCTGTAATTCAACAGTCATCTCTACATGCAATGGTACCAGGACAAATATCCTCAGGCACTCCTGTTACAGTAATTCAACAAGCTGTACCTCAAGGTCATATATTTGGCAGAGTACAGAATATACCAGCATGCACTTCAGCAGTTTCCCAGGGTCAGCAGCTCATAACCACATCATCACAGCCAGTACAAACATCAACTCAGCAATCCACAGGTGGTAACCAGCAGCAAGATGCTGTTATTATAGCGCCTCAGCAGTATGTTACAACGTCAACATCTAATATAGTTTCTGCTACTACAGTTCAGAATTTCCAAGTTGCAACTGGGCAGATGGTTACAATTGCTGGTGTCCAGAATCCACCAACATCAAGAGTAGGGTTTCAGAATATTGCACCAAAGCCTTCTCAGCAAGTCCCAGCAGCAGTGGCACAGCAACCAATGCAGCAGTCTCAGCAGCAACCACCACCTCAGCAAAGTGTAGTGATTGTAAGCCAACCAACTCAGCAAGGTCCAACATATGCACCAGCCATTCACCAAATTGTTCTTACTAATCCAGCTTCAATCCCAGGTGGCCAAACTGTTCAGTTGGGTGCACAGCCAAACTTAACTCCAAATTCCTCACCATCACCTGGACCAATTTCAAACAACCAAGTCCCCACAGTAATATCATCTCCATCTCTCACCTCTCAGTCACAAGGGCCCCCTCCTACTGTCAGTCAGATGCTTTCTGTAAAGcgtcaacaacagcagcagcattcACCAGCATCGTCCCAGACGCAGCTGCAAGTCCAGCAACAAGTCCAGATGCAAGTTCAGCCACAACAAAATAGTCCTGGGTTGGGTCAGCCACCTTCTAATGAATCCAGTCTGATAAAACAACTCTTGCTTCCTAAACGAGGCCCTTCTACTCCCGGTGGCAAACTTATTCTCCCAGCACCACAAATTCCTCCTTCAAATAGTGCAAGAGCTCCCAGCCCTCAAGTGGTTTATCAGATGGCTAATAACCAAGCAACGAGTTTTGGAGTTCAAGGACAGTCTTCTGCTCAGCCATTACTAGTTGGACAGCAAAATGTTCAGTTGGTCCAGAGTGCAATTCAATCCCAAGGAACAGTACAAACGGTTCCTATTTCCAATTTACAAATATTGCCTGGCCAGTTGATTTCAAACAGCCCAGCAACTATTTTTCAAGGAACTTCCGGCAATCAGGTTACTATAACAGTTGTGCCAAATACTAGTTTCGCTACAGCAAATACAAGTCAGGGAAATGCAACTCAAATAATTGCTCCAGCTGGAATAGCAATGAGTGGGACACAAGCAGCAGTTGGGCTTCAGGTGAAAGCACTTCCACCTAACCAGGCACCTCTAGCTGGACAGTCATGTTCTGCTACTGCTCCTCCATTCAAAGGAGATAAAATAATTTGCCAAAAGGAAGAAGAAGCTAAGGAGGCAACAGGTTTACATATTCATGAGCGCAAAATTGAAGTAATGGAAAACCCTTCTTGCAGAAGAGGAGCTTCAAACACCAGCAATGGCGATGTAAAGGAAAATGAAACACAAGTGGAAAGTCTTTTAAATGGAAGAAAGCATGACTCCAGTCTACCTCCAGCTAACTCAGGGAAAACTCAGAATGAGGCCAATCAGTTCTCACAAGTCAGTAATGGATCATCATTAGTCATGGATGAAAATGGAACTCTTGGAAAACAGAACTTTGAACAACCAGACACGCAGGAACTTAAAAGTGATTTGAGGAAGCCGCTCCTTAATGGAATCTGTGACTTTGAAAAGGGTGATGGTTCCCATTTAAGTAAAAACATTCCAAATCACAAAACTTCCAACCATATAGGAAATGGTGAAATTTCTCCAATAGAACAAGATAATTTGGatgccacactagatgctgccaAAGGGGAAAGATTTTCCAATGGACCTGTTTTAGCTTTGGGGACGGTGCCTGTTGTAAGCAGTACACAAGAGGCTTCAAAACTCTTAACCCAGCAACCTAGTACTACCAACCCTGATGTACCTAATGGACCTCTAATTTCAAGTTTGAATTCAGATGTGCCTCACCAACGCCCAAGTGTAGTAGTCTCACCACAGACAACAGCCTCTGTTATACAGGGGCATCAGATCATAGCAGTTCCACACTCAGGACCTCGTGGATCCCCAGCTACTCTGTCCTCTGAAGTACGGTCAACTAATGGCACGGCAGAATGCAAAACTGTAAAGAGGCCAGCAGAGGATGACAGGGAAACTGTTCCAGGAATCCCCAATAAAGTAGGAGTTAGAATTGTTACAATAAGTGACCCTAACAAAGCTGGCTGTAGTGCAACTATGGTAGCTGTGCCAGCTGGAGCCGATCCAAGTACTGTAGCAAAAGTAGCAATAGAAAGTGCTGTTCAGCaaaagcaacaacagcaacagcaacagcatgcAACACCATACATACAAAACATGGTCACACAGGTAGGTCCTTGGTAGTCTTCATTTTCTAGCTACTAAATTTAATTTTCACATATGCGTATGTATGTGGGGATATAAAGGTTCAGTGTTTACAATATTTTGTTCAACAGCTTTAAAATGAGAACTATTTTTAAATCCTACCAATCTATTATTGCTCATCATTttctggataatagtttgtatttatagaaataaataaGTTAGGATATAATTTAATTAGGTGTAGTACAACTATTTTTACTGTTTCTACTTTTATTTCTTCAATGTCTTATTTTAAAAGCTGAGATGCTTTCCTACATTTTACAGTTttaaatgtttgtgttgctgagtTCCTGTTCCTTTTGGATTTCAAACTGTCTTTTGCATCTTATTGCCTTCATTTTCAATAGCTCTTTTCTGTATACATCATGTAAACATATGCTTTATGCGGTATTGTATGTAAAAACATATCAAGAAACATGTAAACGGTTGAATTTTGAATGATTTCTGCAGAGATTGTTTCAGTTTTGCAAGTTTCGTAGACAAGACATTGAAGTATTTAATTAATGAGATGTATTCTTTTTCATCACTACATCTGTTCATTAGTTTTGAAAGTATATTCTTATTACTGTATCTTGTTAACAATGTTACTTCATACATGTGGCAAAAGATGTTAATACTGCATCAACAATGGTATGAGAAGACTCAGACTAATAACATTGCTGACTCCTTTTTGCCTTTTTAAGATACACATTCTAATTATCTAAATTTATCTAATTATTCTAGATAcatttgtgatttttaaaattggGATAAATTTAAAGCAGAATCCCTCTGTTGTGAAGCAAGGAAATTAACTATTTCTATTTATCCTGAAAGTTAGGCTTACAAAAATATAAACTAAATAAATCACTTTAaaattttacaaaagaaaaagaaagttgcaCAAAGGAAACAGACCATTGTTCTTTATTCTCAAGAGCGTAAGGCCTCCCAAATCACTGCCGAAGAAAAATATAACTAAGCATCAGTCAGAACAAGGAGTCCACTTGCATATATACTTTGGACATATTATAATagtatttctttgtttctttataaTTGCTTTAAGAAACCCTTTGTTCTCAGTCTGGCTGTGCATGATTCATTCAATCTGAACCTCCATAGAGGTTGCAAATCACCCACAGAGATCCTAGAAGAAATGCATTATGTGGCTCTCTTCTAGTCAGGTATGGGCCTAGGCTGAAAATAACATTGCTCACACTTATGAATAATCTTCAACCATTTTAGACCTTTTTGCAGTGTTGATATTGTTGACCATTATATCCTGTAAACTGCCCTACAAAGGTTGAAAGTTGGTATAGTTTTTATGGTGATTCAGTTTCTACCTAAATGGAACATTCTAACTGATCATCCCTTGGTTTCTCTAGTGTGGGTTGCCATAAGACCTATTTCATTTTACATGAAATGCGGTATACAGATGACAGGCCATTATATATTACCCTTAGCTGAGCTGGCAACGTGGAAGTCTTGAACAGTTATCTGAACATGGATTAGAAGTCCATGCTGCATGACCATTTATGCAGAGATGAAACCACAGCAAGACAAATGTATAATTCATTATAAACGATTGGACAATCTGAAATGTTAGGTCTAGTAGTTACATCTGATGGGATTGTACTTGTCTGATGTGAGAAGCCTTCATAAAACAAAGGGTCCTGCTTAAACAGCATGATTAGAAGACCTTTTGCTCAACTTAGCTGATGCTTCAGTTATAACCCTATCTGGACtagatttatttaatgtattgcatatcatacatggaccatatattaacatttcaactagattagtaaaacaataaaatatatgttaaaaagatctatattCAAATATCAATGTttaggccatctaaccattgaaatGCAGTGGATGAACTGAACTAGAATGATCAGGTGACAGTAACTCACTTCTCAAGTACCATTTGGCTGCAGTTCACCCAGAATGTACAGTAGAAACCAGATTCCTGGCAAGACCCCACCACCACTGTAGAAAAATATTGATATTAAGCTTGCTGCACTGGTTGTCAGGCATCTGGGCTCAATTCAAAGTGCTGCTTGTCTCCAATACACATGGTTTAATACCAGATTATATTGGGCACCACCTCATCAGAATGACTGCTCATCCAAGCAAATATCAGCTACAGGTGAAATCGTGGAAAGGCCACTTCTATGATTATCCTCAAGCTTTGGAACATCAGCTGTCCTTCCCCCTTTCAAAACTGATGTATCATATTATTCCACTATATATTTGGTTTTTAATTACACTGCATGACCATTATATTAGGCTTATTTTGtgcctttttattcctttttttcatgCTTGTTTTTATAGTTCTTGAAAACTGGCGAGGAACTTTTCAGATTAATGCAGTTGAAATataattgttaaattaataagcACATTTATTGATTTAAAATTTACTGGTAAAAATGTTTAGTTGTTCCAACCATATAGGAAATGGTGAAATTTCTCCAATAGAACAAAATAATTTGGATGCCATACAAGTAGATGCTGCCAAAGGTGATCAAGGGGAAAGATTTTCTAATGGACCTGTTTTTAGTCTGTCAGCATCTCAGTGATTTTAATTGAAGGGATTTGGGCACTATCTTACTTTTTGGGTACCAGTGATTTAAGTGGAATTTGACAAGAATTCCTTTATATTACAGACCAATATATTTTATTGATGTTATCATGAACAATCACAATATCCTTTCAAGATTTGGATATTTTGTTCCTGTAAGTTGTGTAATTACAGTAttaacaatttttatttaaaattaaaggaTTTATGACCAAATTTGTATTATTAATAAGAAAAGTAATTTACCATATAATTTAGGATTTGAAATGTACATAGAAATACAATAAAGTAAGAAAATGGGAACCTATCAATATTGATTTCTTCA includes the following:
- the ARID2 gene encoding AT-rich interactive domain-containing protein 2 isoform X1, with amino-acid sequence MANSAGKNQPDHRRKGLAFLDELRQFHHSRGSPFKKIPVVGGKELDLHALYTRVTTLGGFGKVSEKNQWGEIVEAFNFPRSCSNAAFALKQYYLRYLEKYEKVHHFGEDDDEVQPGNPKPQLPIGAIPCSYNYQQHSVSDFLRQSYGLSMDFNSPNDYNKLVLSLLSGLPNEVDFAINVCTLLSNESKHVMQLEKDPKIITLLLANAGVFDDTLGSFSTVFGEEWKEKTDRDFVKFWKDIVDDNEVRDLISDRNKSQDTVSEDWIWKSLFHPPRKLGINDIEGQRVLQIAVILRNLSFEEGNVKLLAANRTCLRFLLLSSHSHFISLRQLGLDTLGNIAAELLLDPVDFKTTHLMFHTVTKCLMSRDRFLKMRGMEILGNLCKAEDNGVLICEYVDQESYKEIICHLTLPDVLLVISALEVLYMLTEMGEVACSKIAKVDKSIDTLVCLVSMDIQMFGGDALNAVKLVEHQSTNHQVLSEIRPQAVEQVSSQGHAPATPAPRAPQHVAPPPGIVEIDSEKFACQWLNAHFEINSDCSVSRAEMYSEYLSTCSKLARGGILTSTGFYKCLRTVFPNHSVKKVEDANNNGQAHIHVVGVKRRAIPLPVQMYYQQQSSSTPILRVDSVPEVAPSASPAGLPHGSSSIGNHFQRNPINNQSSTIAATQMSFPIQGASTVVQTVSRIPQNPLVHSHHQQNAPVTVIQNKAPISCDVVKATVIPNTVQQSAVPVTIAVGGGAQSSNQNPSNAGPQPSVTVVSSQTLLHQPVIQQSSLHAMVPGQISSGTPVTVIQQAVPQGHIFGRVQNIPACTSAVSQGQQLITTSSQPVQTSTQQSTGGNQQQDAVIIAPQQYVTTSTSNIVSATTVQNFQVATGQMVTIAGVQNPPTSRVGFQNIAPKPSQQVPAAVAQQPMQQSQQQPPPQQSVVIVSQPTQQGPTYAPAIHQIVLTNPASIPGGQTVQLGAQPNLTPNSSPSPGPISNNQVPTVISSPSLTSQSQGPPPTVSQMLSVKRQQQQQHSPASSQTQLQVQQQVQMQVQPQQNSPGLGQPPSNESSLIKQLLLPKRGPSTPGGKLILPAPQIPPSNSARAPSPQVVYQMANNQATSFGVQGQSSAQPLLVGQQNVQLVQSAIQSQGTVQTVPISNLQILPGQLISNSPATIFQGTSGNQVTITVVPNTSFATANTSQGNATQIIAPAGIAMSGTQAAVGLQVKALPPNQAPLAGQSCSATAPPFKGDKIICQKEEEAKEATGLHIHERKIEVMENPSCRRGASNTSNGDVKENETQVESLLNGRKHDSSLPPANSGKTQNEANQFSQVSNGSSLVMDENGTLGKQNFEQPDTQELKSDLRKPLLNGICDFEKGDGSHLSKNIPNHKTSNHIGNGEISPIEQDNLDATLDAAKGERFSNGPVLALGTVPVVSSTQEASKLLTQQPSTTNPDVPNGPLISSLNSDVPHQRPSVVVSPQTTASVIQGHQIIAVPHSGPRGSPATLSSEVRSTNGTAECKTVKRPAEDDRETVPGIPNKVGVRIVTISDPNKAGCSATMVAVPAGADPSTVAKVAIESAVQQKQQQQQQQHATPYIQNMVTQSTSVIPVPTMQVQGPQVSLPPSIYTVSSPHAEQMKKPGQNFMCLWQSCKKWFQTPSQVFYHAATEHGGKDVYPGQCLWEGCEPFQRQRFSFITHLQYTESPVMLSIQDKHCSRDALLAGLKQDEHGQVGSSKPSTKPPTAGGSSTPRAQKAIVNHPSAALMALRRGSRNLVFRDFTDEKEGPITKHIRLTAALILKNIGKYSECGRRLLKRHENHLSVLAISNMEASSTLAKCLYELNFTVQSKEQDKDLSVLQ
- the ARID2 gene encoding AT-rich interactive domain-containing protein 2 isoform X2, translated to MANSAGKNQPDHRRKGLAFLDELRQFHHSRGSPFKKIPVVGGKELDLHALYTRVTTLGGFGKVSEKNQWGEIVEAFNFPRSCSNAAFALKQYYLRYLEKYEKVHHFGEDDDEVQPGNPKPQLPIGAIPCSYNYQQHSVSDFLRQSYGLSMDFNSPNDYNKLVLSLLSGLPNEVDFAINVCTLLSNESKHVMQLEKDPKIITLLLANAGVFDDTLGSFSTVFGEEWKEKTDRDFVKFWKDIVDDNEVRDLISDRNKSQDTVSEDWIWKSLFHPPRKLGINDIEGQRVLQIAVILRNLSFEEGNVKLLAANRTCLRFLLLSSHSHFISLRQLGLDTLGNIAAELLLDPVDFKTTHLMFHTVTKCLMSRDRFLKMRGMEILGNLCKAEDNGVLICEYVDQESYKEIICHLTLPDVLLVISALEVLYMLTEMGEVACSKIAKVDKSIDTLVCLVSMDIQMFGGDALNAVKLVEHQSTNHQVLSEIRPQAVEQVSSQGHAPATPAPRAPQHVAPPPGIVEIDSEKFACQWLNAHFEINSDCSVSRAEMYSEYLSTCSKLARGGILTSTGFYKCLRTVFPNHSVKKVEDANNNGQAHIHVVGVKRRAIPLPVQMYYQQQSSSTPILRVDSVPEVAPSASPAGLPHGSSSIGNHFQRNPINNQSSTIAATQMSFPIQGASTVVQTVSRIPQNPLVHSHHQQNAPVTVIQNKAPISCDVVKATVIPNTVQQSAVPVTIAVGGGAQSSNQNPSNAGPQPSVTVVSSQTLLHQPVIQQSSLHAMVPGQISSGTPVTVIQQAVPQGHIFGRVQNIPACTSAVSQGQQLITTSSQPVQTSTQQSTGGNQQQDAVIIAPQQYVTTSTSNIVSATTVQNFQVATGQMVTIAGVQNPPTSRVGFQNIAPKPSQQVPAAVAQQPMQQSQQQPPPQQSVVIVSQPTQQGPTYAPAIHQIVLTNPASIPGGQTVQLGAQPNLTPNSSPSPGPISNNQVPTVISSPSLTSQSQGPPPTVSQMLSVKRQQQQQHSPASSQTQLQVQQQVQMQVQPQQNSPGLGQPPSNESSLIKQLLLPKRGPSTPGGKLILPAPQIPPSNSARAPSPQVVYQMANNQATSFGVQGQSSAQPLLVGQQNVQLVQSAIQSQGTVQTVPISNLQILPGQLISNSPATIFQGTSGNQVTITVVPNTSFATANTSQGNATQIIAPAGIAMSGTQAAVGLQVKALPPNQAPLAGQSCSATAPPFKGDKIICQKEEEAKEATGLHIHERKIEVMENPSCRRGASNTSNGDVKENETQVESLLNGRKHDSSLPPANSGKTQNEANQFSQVSNGSSLVMDENGTLGKQNFEQPDTQELKSDLRKPLLNGICDFEKGDGSHLSKNIPNHKTSNHIGNGEISPIEQDNLDATLDAAKGERFSNGPVLALGTVPVVSSTQEASKLLTQQPSTTNPDVPNGPLISSLNSDVPHQRPSVVVSPQTTASVIQGHQIIAVPHSGPRGSPATLSSEVRSTNGTAECKTVKRPAEDDRETVPGIPNKVGVRIVTISDPNKAGCSATMVAVPAGADPSTVAKVAIESAVQQKQQQQQQQHATPYIQNMVTQSTSVIPVPTMQVQGPQVSLPPSIYTVSSPHAEQMKKPGQNFMCLWQSCKKWFQTPSQVFYHAATEHGGKDVYPGQCLWEGCEPFQRQRFSFITHLQDKHCSRDALLAGLKQDEHGQVGSSKPSTKPPTAGGSSTPRAQKAIVNHPSAALMALRRGSRNLVFRDFTDEKEGPITKHIRLTAALILKNIGKYSECGRRLLKRHENHLSVLAISNMEASSTLAKCLYELNFTVQSKEQDKDLSVLQ